The genome window CTTTTTTGGATACATGCCCTAAAATTCAATTTAAGCATAGAATTTGGGGTAAATTAACAAATAACTGCAATACAGTGAAAACTTAACATAGCAGGTAGAGATAAATGCTATATTCAGCAAAACTAAAAGTTAAAAGCTATAGAAAACAAGCCAACATCGGAAACAGCAGATTATACAACATTTGAACACAAAACCTAATGAAAAGACAGGAGGAAGACAATATACTTTATCAGCAGGAAAAGGATCTCAAATTCAGAAGCCTCAGAAATATCTCTATATAATTCTGCTGTCATTTACCAGATCCCTACCTACAACATGTCCAGACCTTATAAAGGGAAAATGGCATTTGTTCAGAACATATGAAAGGGATCAAATAGTACCTAATTTCTATGTGGTTTAAAAAAACTGACAACAAATCATATAACAGTATTTATCTTTCCACATATTATCTTTGGAATAGTTGAAAAAACAGGGACAGTATTTACCTTTCCACATATCATCTTTGGAATAGTTGAAAAAACAGGGACTTTGttcatttgattttcttttccgtTTATTGTTCTAGTCCAATGAGATTTACAAGATAGAAGCTGACAAAGTTCTGCTACAAAGATTTCTATTTTGACAAGAAAAGGAAACCAACTGAAAAAAATGATGGAATAAACTAAACTTCTTCAGTAAGAATAAGGCATGGAAATTAGAAGGCAAATCGAACTCCACACTTTACAACATATTTATAATCACCACTTCACCAAACTGCATGCAACAAGCCATTTTGTTCCATGAACCATCTCATAACCTAAAACTTTCCTGAAACTAAAACCTAAAAGCAAAATTCCAAGCCCTTCTCATACAAAGCATCTCCAAATAGCAACTTTAAATTTGGCATACATACTTTCCATTCAACATACATACTGGATGGTCCAAAGCCTCAACAAGAATATATAAAGCCATTTTCATTGAACACCAATGCTTGAATCAACATAAAGCAATGCAAAAATAACAGTAAATTACAATCATTACTAAGAAAAAAAACTGAAAGTGAAAAAATAAAGGGATTGAGGAGCCCGAAAGCATTTACAGATAGTACGTACTATGTTTACATTAGAGACAGAATGCTACGTTGACGGAATACAACTTAAGAAAAGAACCAGGGGATTAAGATTCATCACCATGCAGAATTATGTAAAAATACCATAAAAACATTACGTCAAAGAAAAACCCCCAAACAATTGGAAACAAAAGGTACAACAGCAATTTAGACAATTTCAATGTCACGAGAGTAGCTACAGAAAAGGGCACAAAACATTATGTGCATCTAGGAAAGACAAAAGAATAGATTGAGTACAGTATTCTTTGGCTACCATCCATTTCCTTTTCTCCTTCCAAAATTACTTGAGATTAACATCATTTGGAAACTTTTACATGAACTCCTTGATAACTAAAAAAAACCCACAAGCAGCAAAAGATAAATCTGAAGAAATCTATAATAatgatgataataataatgataatgataataataataatactaatgatgataataataataataataatgataataaaagTAATAGTAATAATATACAAGTTACAAAGGAAGAACACATAGCTTTGATAGAGGATTATTTGAAAAGTTTTGCAAGAATAATAGTGTAGCACTAGTTGCGATATGATCTCGATATTTGTGAGATGAAAAGGTGGTTGggaaataaaaaggtgattggaataCTTGTTTATAATGCAATTTTTTTGCAAATAATCATCAATCCAAACATGTCttcttttaaagaaaaaaggaatCAGGGACGGGGaaagcaaaaaacaaaaaaacaaaaaaaacaaaaaaacaaaaaagaaagaaagaaaatacaaCTTTTCACTGAAGCAAACCCAAATTGGCTAACAAAAGGTTGACAAACAatttgaggaagaaagaaaaatagaaaaaatgcaCTCTTAAAATAACAAAGATTAAATGAAGTCGAAAAACTAAAGGATCAGGATGGGGGGAAAAACCCAAAAATTACCATATGTTGAATAGTAGAAGCTAGGGAAAATGAATGCTCAATATGTGTCCTTACCCCATTTAGTGTCCCAGTAGTTATAGTTCAGAGTTGATAAGCTCTTCAACAGAGTTTCTATACTTGGAAATAAGATCCCTGAAATCAGACAAATCAAAGACGAAGCTGGTAAAAAGAGAGCCAAAGGCAATAAGAACAAATATAAGGTATGTATATATTGATAACTGAATGATGGAGAAATCAGAATCTAGGCACCTTCGCTGATTCAATAACTGTTCAGTTTCCTCTAGTTTATGCTTTTGTCCCTCGACTGTCTGTCAATATTGGTACATCCTGGGCTCAGCTTTCCACATAACAAATAAAATCCAAAAGGATGCAAAATCTAAACAGAGTATAAAAATCCCCAGTGGCAGGACTTAAAAGAATGCCAAAATCGTAGAACAACACATTTAAACTCCACTTTTATCTATTTAGTTATcttgaggaggaggaggaggaggaggaaggggggggggggtttgagACTGAGGGGGTATGCCAAAATCATAGAACAACACATCTAAACTCCACTTTTATCTATTTAGTTATCTTGAgagttgggggggggggggggggggggggagggggggttgAGACTGAGCAAGTGTGCAAAATAAGTCTTCATGTAGCATTACAACAACAATCTAAAGAATCTGCAGAAAACTTACCATGGATCTGGAGTTGATTGAACCCGAAATTGAGTTTAGCAGCTGTTGACACTTGTCAAATTGGCTGTTCAATTCGGTAACCTTTAGAAGAAGAtggtgaagaagaagaaaaatgtacACAGAAAGCGTCATCATTTATGGTTATAGAATAAAAGAAGAAGGTGGTATTAGTCTGAGGAAATTCATTATATGGATTAATTTTGATAGAATCACTCACTAGTGCATCTGAATGCTGATCTCGAGTTCCATTCTCTATAGCGTCTGCTAAGTTTTCCACTAGCTGTAAACatacaaatcaaaagaaaagcatattagaaaaagagagagctGGGGAACCAAATATTGCTATTTTGCCAAAAGTAAATTCGGGGTTTCTGACAGAAAACCTACGTGTAGAAGATGGAAATGAGATGCAAGTGACtggtgctgctgctgctgctgggaAAAACAATGTTGTTGCTGCTGTTGTTGCTGCTGATACAGCGGTGGCTGTTGTTGGAGGAAGAGGTGGTGATGATCCTGAGTGGAGGAGGGAGTAGAAGGGTTGCTACTGCTGCTGAGAGTCTGGACGTTTGGGATCATTGACCAATTTCCTCCGTAGTGATCCATTGACAATCCTCAGCCCACAGCCCTCAATGTGCTTGCTAAAATGCCTACAAAAGGTCtatatattatgagtacttccAAGCCGAGAGGGGACCCTGGGCTATTGTGTTGCTGCTGTATTATTATTGACATCAATGCAATTATGACTATAATCTTGGAAGACAATGTTTGTATTTTTCACATTAACACTGAATGCTTTGCCTTCCCTAATACAAACATGTTGTACCCTTCCTAGTCGGAGCCCTGAACAAAAAAAAGATGATTCACAGAAATATTCAACACCATGTACCTCTTAAGTTAATGAAAGATTCCTTTTATCCTCcatcttccccccccccccccccccccaacaaccCAAGCCACCACCTGCCCCTCTTCCCCAACACTTAGAAATGATGCTAATATTTTCAACAAGAGGCCAAAGATCACATATATTGCCCATATAACAACATTTACCATCATCACATTACAATAACTATATATGTGCAGCAG of Coffea arabica cultivar ET-39 chromosome 5c, Coffea Arabica ET-39 HiFi, whole genome shotgun sequence contains these proteins:
- the LOC113690745 gene encoding mediator of RNA polymerase II transcription subunit 9, translated to MDHYGGNWSMIPNVQTLSSSSNPSTPSSTQDHHHLFLQQQPPLYQQQQQQQQHCFSQQQQQHQSLASHFHLLHLVENLADAIENGTRDQHSDALVTELNSQFDKCQQLLNSISGSINSRSMTVEGQKHKLEETEQLLNQRRDLISKYRNSVEELINSEL